CAATGCTATTGCACACAGATGGTAGTTTCCAAACAAGACCAGCAATTAGAACCAAAATATGAGTCCATCAAGATCAGAAAATAGAAGAGCAAATGTACAGATCCAAATATACACTGTTATTGCAAGAAGGGAATAAAACCAAGATGCAAATTCAGTAAGCTAAACTggaaatcaaaaaattacaacttgaaATACAAGAATAGgtacatttatataattcataaagTAGTTAGTTTTACTGAAAAGACATTTAAACTCGCGAAATCCAAATTATGCTGTATATCTATCTAACAGGTGCTGCACATCTAACATAAAACATGGATATATTGAATACAAGGTCAAAATAGGAATTACCAAAGAATCCAGGGAGTCTTGACAAAAAGTATGAAGCACCTACATCTGGGAATAGTCCCAGCGCCGTTTCGGGCATAGCAAAAAGCTGCAAAGAAGGTTAGAATGAGGATGCTTATGAGGCAcatcaaatacttttttaatatgtagATCATTAcctcaaaagaaaaggaaagacaaATGAGTTATTGACCAATCCATATGTGATGCAACTATCATAAAACATATTAGTCAATCAGGATATACCATACGCCTATTATCAGATGCCGAACTCAAAGTATTTaccaaatataaatacatctaGTTCTGGACTAAGATATTTGGATATGAACAAATCCTAATCAGTCCATGTTAATGGTTTGAATGCGCCGGTCAATCGACTTGATACAAGGCAAGCTTTCAGCACACTGCTGTCTTGGGTATGTAAAATAAGCTATCTATTAACAAACAATGGATGTATGAGTGTGGGGAATAGGTATAAGTTCGATTAGATTTATGTAGTTGCTTAATTCAATCATACAATAATACATCATATGTCAACAATACTGGGTGATTTCAGTTCTGTTCCATTCTAAATACTGGCGTCTAACTTGAGGGGTTTTCCATAGTAAAACAAcccttcttttttgtttgcaAGGTCTACGAAGCAGAAGTTTCTTCACACACAGTAATTCTTTCACTGTGACTCTTTCATCTCCACACACATGCATACAcgaacataaataaaaatacgtcTAAAATGCATGCACACATATGTCCATGCATATACAGACATTGTGTCAAGATGGTAAAAGTGTTACCCTAGAGATGCAAGATTCATAAACCATCAAGAAAGTAAAAGAACACTACCGAATTCTCCGTAGCTATGCGAAATCTACCATGTATTGAAGCCCCTGCTCCTCCTCCCATGACAATGCCATTAAGAATTGAAACCTTTGGATGTATTTGCCAAAAAACAGTGACTTAATATTCCAACCAGAGGTACAGCACCTAATAAAGACAGAGGGATCTAACAAACAAACATGAATCCTTTTCTAAATTAGCACCTGGGGTTTACTGTATGTGGCCATCACATAGTTCAATGTAAACTCCTTTCTGAAATAATCTACACCTGACTTCCAATTACCTGATGCTCAGAGAAAATATCAAGTATTATCTTCAATAGGCTCTATTTATCAACTAAAGATGATGATAGGATTATTCAACATGTAGGAAAGCTAAGCAAAAACATATAGAACATAAGCACACATAAAAATTCTAGGAAAAGTTTGCTGGTCGGTACTCAATGTTTATTTTGCAACTACTCAAATTGTGTTAGAAGCAAAATTGAATTAAGGACTTATATCTGGGAAAAACTAAAGCATTTATCAACAAGATGGAGCAAACTTAGGGGATActccaacaaaataaaaatctcatgacaacaataaatataaaagggcATTCTTAATATGCAGCACAAACCTTTACCgtctgaaataaaaataagacatATACTCCATAACCCTTATATCAATATAAGTAACAGAAATTTGACACTCATATTAGTGTGGCATGATTACAAATATCCAATTCTAATTTGCTCAAGTTCTTGAGGTTCTATTTTTTGTAGCCAACAAAgtcattaaaaaattgaccTTTCAGGAGTCAACTTATGTGCATCGGACTTATTAAGTTTTGATCCTCATGTACAACTAAGCCAGTCCAAATGCACCAGTTCATAGTTGATAATACTCGAGGATGAGTTCATGATGCTGAGCTTCTAACAATTAATGGAATAAAAAGCCATGTCTACCTTGAGTAAGATCACGAACAACTGCTGCAACATCACCTCCAGCACAAAATGCTCTTCCCTTTCCCTATGTTAATGGCCaggagaaaagaaatgaaacaCTGGTTCTGCAGACATGGGAACACTGGACGCCCACATTTTTAGCACTACAAATAAACAGACATTCAGCCAGTTGGTGTTTGTCATAGAATTTGATAGGAACATACCTTtaagattattaatttgacaGAAGAATCTTCTGCACAATCAAGAAAAAGCTCCAATAGACGGGATACCTAAATAGGATAAAGGAACAATTTCAGTATGTCACTGCTCAATCAGGATAGCAGTTGGTCTGTACATTTTGTTTTCCCAGTTATAGAACATGATTAGATCCCAACTGGATCATTACATATTAGTCAGAACAGAAATTAACATTGGAAAAAGAAGGAAACTGTGAAATTATCTgctttatatatttgtcagATAGAAATCATCAGCCGGTTTGTATCAATTCACAATCACATATGATAATAAGAAAGAGAGACTTGGGGGTTGTAACAAGAGGAAGCAATTTCAGAAACACTATgattataaaacaaaacaccAAAATGTAGGCCATTTCACAAAATGTTCTACGAATTGCACATGGCAAACGCAGCAGCTGTGTTCCGAGAACAAAGGCTTGCTTATCATTTGACAAGTTTTGACATTCTATAATATCAAGACGATCTCAACATGCAGCATCAACTCACACATAAATCCTAGCATTTTTACATTCTCTAATCATACATAAGAGACAAAGGGTTCGTTTATTTTGTATGATAGGATTAAGATGAGATAGATAATTTCATGGTATCAATCATGCCTTTATCACAATTAATGACGGCCAACCACATTAATACTGGATTTAGGCTAaataaagtaaacaaaaaatagatctTGATTGACAGGGATATCAAGCTCAATCCTGTTAAGTAAAGGAGGCCACAGGATCTTCAatatcaaaaatgaaaattcttaaACAGTCAAATACTCAACTTGTGTacattcattttcttgaaatacaAATTCCTGACAATGTCACGTAGACACCTATCATTAACTCAACCATACCATTGTATGCGAAAGTGCATTGAGCTGCTTAGGCCTGTTCAGCGTGAAAACCCTCACAGATGATTTCTCCTCCACCAAAACCTACCAGAATTTCTCAGTTTTAACATAATAGCGAGAACTCCAGTGCCAAACGAAATTCAGAAACAAACAGACAAATTATTTGGACCATAGACAGAAAATTCCAGCAAAAGACTACAATTCCAGTTGatcattacaacaaaaattaacaaaaagccCATTTCTCTATTTTACACGAAAACAAAAAACCCGCAGGTAATTAACGATAACCTGGAACAATAAGAAGAGGATTCCCGAAAAGATTTAAAAACTTCACTTTCCCTGATGCAAAAAAGTAGAAGCTTTGAAGTAAAACCAACTGAAAAAAAGGATCAAATTCGTAAACCTGATCGGTTTCTCCATTGGTAGAAGCCATCGTACTTCAAGAACCGCTGTGCTACGGTTTGGTGTAGAGGATAGTAACAAGACTTGCTTCCCTTTTAACTCCGAGTGAGAACTTGATTCCTTGGCACCCCAGCCCCTCAAAAAGCGAATAATTACGGAAAGACccacaataattttataaaatggaaCTTTGAACCCCTGCTTTTCCTCTAacaagaataaatttttttaaaaaaaatctatgtttATCTACCACTTATGCTTTTAATCTGTTTAAATTTAAGTCAAAagttataactaatttttataatttattaataaaattataaaataaagttttttttcctgaaaacCTTTTAACGTCGGactttttcaacttttatttttaaaaactccAAATATTGATTGCAAACAAATCTATAACATTAGTTTACAACTTCGAGAATGTTTGTGAGAGTttcgaaaaaatatattttttagcttTTGATTCTAAAAAGTACTTTTAATGTGTTTGAGACCACAATTTATACTTCTAAAAATGTTCAGAAAAATCTTTTAAGCAAAAGTTAGATTTggtctttttaaaataaattcaacttcaattttgactattttatcttcattataataattctaGTTCAGCaccattattaatttatttttaaatttttatatttgaagtCGATACTggagtttttaaataattttgaataaattatcaataatcaaatttacacttttacatatttaatattttgaaatttttatatttcatttgtgACATTATCCAACTATATTGACTTAGGGGTCTAAACAAGTTAAGCTCGGCCGAAAATCTGAGCTCGAGCTCGGCAAGCTCTAGAAAGTAGGCTCGAAACTCGAAGAGGCGCAGACGGATCCATTGCTTTCTATATTCAGAGAGGAAACAAAAGATATCTTCTCTAAATCAAAAGGATTGTGTAAAAGACATAGATACTCACAAGAACGATAACAAAAATCCAGTCAAAGTCCAAGCACAACCAAACAAAGtcaataaaaatgtaattaggCATTTTACCAAACATCTTGAAAGCACAACTTGTTCAGaaaattttttctacaaactGTAAAggaaatttatcaaaaataaaaacacctGTTAATGGTGGGGTCGGAGCAAAGGTGTAGCGTGTGCCGATGGATTCGTGGAAGAGTTATGCACattgtttggtttcatttttaatttatttttatgtgttttgtggagatagaaagattaaaacaaagataaaaaagtatgtgttagagatagtgtgtatgtttcgttttgtttttagagataatataaaattagtgtagacttattttgataaaaaacaaatgaggcactgtttcaaaatatctgaaaacaccaccaaaaacttccaaaacaaaatcaatacaaaTATTGTCTATGTTTTGACCCATTTCGAAGATgaagcaaaattgaaaccaaacattatgatggatttctgcaattttttctcaCTTCGCGCAACAGAGAGAGAAACATATAATGTctggtttcatttttggtccatCTCTGAGATAGGCCAAAAAATAGACAATGtttgtcttgatttgttttaaaagTTTCGGTAATGTTTTGAAACAgtgtttcatttatttttgatcaaaataagtttacactaattataggTCCTATAACtaaaacaattatatacatactcatacatatatataaaagatacatGATTCGATAATGAACAGTAGTTTTTGTCTCATACTAAACAACGTCAACAtactatacttattttatattattttcaaaaacaaatccaaacaaacacACTATCtccaatacatatatatttctctttgttttttactCTATCTTTACAAAAAGTATCAAAACCTATTAAATTATTGCTTAAGTTTGtttataaacaataataaatataccgtattttattatcatataaaattaaaataaatgatatattgagtaataattttaatatatggtaaattttgaaatatatacttaaataaatatttataaataaaaaaaaggtgtGAGCTCGCGAGCCAAGGAATATGGCTCGAGCTCGAATACAAGCTACCCCTATgttcttatattattaaaaaatataaattaatggctataattaattataaaattatttttcctttgcaatcatacaaatttatacaattatattatttaatgagaatattatcaaattaaaaattcagtttttctatttatagtttaaaaaaataaatgtaaaatatactaatcgaaatagaatttattacagtttgtaaaaaaataattattattgacaaacgACAAGTTTGaatataagcaaaaaatagTATCTATTTAGAGTCCAGTCTTAATAATAAGAGGATGGCAGTCATGATGAATTACTACTGACTGAAATCTCAAGATAGGCAATGGCAAGCAAACACAGAATAGAAAGAGAGCCCTATCTTCGATCAAGAAACAACTTCTCTTTCATTGGGTAGTCATGAGTGCAAGAGTCCGGTACGCAGGGCGTGTACATagcaaaaagaaatacaaaataaagttCTGTATTCAACAGATATTTCACAGTGAAGTTAATTACATTACAGGTATTTAGAACACAAACACACTGAACGACAAACAGCTAAGGTGTCTACAACATATTGTCATAAATTCTACATTGTAAACATGGTATAAAACCTGTTAGTCTGCGCTAAACATCAAGTGGTCGGGGCAACGGCTGCGGCACTTCCATATCTGGTGATGGTGAGTAAGCAATGGAGATCAGCTTAGACCTGTACTTCTCTTCCCCATCACAACTCAGAGGTTCAACAACTTTCACACCGTCCATATTTTTGGGTGATATTTCAGTGGTATGATCAGTGTCAGGTACTCCATAAGAGATTGCAATTAATGACTCGCGAGTCAAATCATCAATAAGCTCCTTGTGAGGTTCTGACTGATCCATATATTGATGGTTTTGTCCTGCAAATATCAAAGTAAttggaaaaatttaaacatacaATGAGGGGGGAAAACCAGAAATTTTACTCAAATCTTGACTCAGTTCAAAACATCACTTGTCGAGAGTTTAGCCCTCTCGGAACaatgaaaaagttgaaaagagaAATGCCAACTGGGTCTAGTTGGTCTTTCATTA
The nucleotide sequence above comes from Sesamum indicum cultivar Zhongzhi No. 13 linkage group LG11, S_indicum_v1.0, whole genome shotgun sequence. Encoded proteins:
- the LOC105173427 gene encoding uncharacterized protein LOC105173427 is translated as MMMMIIMEIQLDIFPIFSLRNIFRSNPCRAIKSGQNHQYMDQSEPHKELIDDLTRESLIAISYGVPDTDHTTEISPKNMDGVKVVEPLSCDGEEKYRSKLISIAYSPSPDMEVPQPLPRPLDV